Proteins co-encoded in one Armatimonadota bacterium genomic window:
- a CDS encoding sodium:solute symporter family protein, protein MENFTIFDLIVVLAYLIGIGGIGIYQAVKIKSSGDYFAGGRKFSKWLMMMHALGTGTHADDPVVVTGAAYKHGLSGIWYTFVYLFVTPFYWIIAPFFRRSRFITTADFFKVRFGRKMALLYSVMGVITFALYTGMMLKATGTLAHAVTQGAVPEWVAIAAMTAVFVSYGLAGGLVATVVTESIQGLLIVVMSLLLVPFGLIKVGGFSRLHELLSADKFSLHAPTELTIPWIITGSIMMLIGIVSQPHIMEVCSTGKTEFEGRVGFTYGNFVKRFCAIGWALTGVIVLGLVTMPHGIPPLGAEREAAFGTAIRVLLPAGFTGLMFAAILAAQMSTLSAFMVASSALLARNIYKEHINPNVDDRQLLCLARWIGLIVVAIGVIFALCVSGVAQALVINWAVSTLTGIFMWFGVLWRRTNATGTWVSFAVMAVIWLVLGPAGGVIKNFWPAAPAVVGIYADKSMLQNLGLSFLPAGIVALIIGSIVADRTRSRLPALIWLGIIAVFWAIVFPLKLSFGTFMDFNKVALMMTNCLCAAVLALLVGIVFPSHQDKRKLEEFYLLLKTPVGREEELRKAGVEVVYAGHSEGHPWELKHPRLVNIGGFFVALAFSLIVLGILWGISRIGA, encoded by the coding sequence GTGGAAAACTTTACCATATTCGACCTCATAGTAGTGCTTGCTTATCTTATTGGCATAGGCGGCATTGGAATTTACCAAGCTGTAAAGATAAAAAGTTCAGGCGACTACTTTGCCGGAGGCAGGAAGTTCAGCAAATGGCTGATGATGATGCATGCTCTTGGAACTGGGACGCACGCAGATGACCCAGTTGTTGTCACCGGTGCGGCATACAAGCACGGTCTCTCAGGAATTTGGTATACTTTCGTTTATTTATTTGTTACGCCCTTTTATTGGATTATTGCGCCGTTTTTTAGGCGTTCGCGGTTTATAACTACTGCAGACTTTTTTAAGGTGCGTTTTGGAAGAAAAATGGCGCTCTTATATTCGGTAATGGGCGTAATTACCTTTGCGCTTTACACGGGGATGATGCTTAAGGCAACTGGTACCCTTGCCCATGCTGTCACCCAAGGCGCCGTGCCAGAGTGGGTTGCAATTGCCGCAATGACGGCGGTATTCGTTTCGTACGGGCTCGCAGGTGGTTTAGTAGCAACGGTTGTGACGGAGTCAATCCAAGGACTGCTGATTGTCGTAATGTCTTTGCTTCTCGTTCCATTTGGTTTGATTAAAGTTGGAGGATTTTCACGCCTTCATGAGCTCCTTAGTGCAGATAAGTTCAGTCTTCATGCGCCAACCGAACTTACAATACCTTGGATTATTACGGGCTCGATTATGATGTTAATTGGCATTGTTTCTCAGCCTCATATTATGGAGGTTTGCTCGACAGGTAAGACGGAATTTGAGGGGCGAGTAGGATTCACATATGGCAACTTCGTGAAGCGGTTTTGCGCTATAGGGTGGGCGCTTACAGGCGTCATAGTGCTTGGCTTGGTGACAATGCCGCATGGCATACCGCCACTTGGGGCAGAAAGAGAGGCGGCCTTTGGAACAGCGATTCGGGTGCTCCTGCCTGCAGGATTTACAGGGTTGATGTTTGCTGCAATTCTTGCAGCACAGATGTCTACATTGAGTGCGTTTATGGTGGCGTCATCGGCGTTGCTGGCGCGGAACATCTACAAAGAGCACATCAATCCAAATGTCGACGACCGGCAGCTTCTGTGTTTGGCGCGTTGGATAGGTTTGATAGTTGTTGCAATCGGCGTCATTTTTGCGCTTTGCGTATCAGGCGTGGCGCAGGCTTTAGTAATAAACTGGGCTGTGTCAACGCTTACTGGCATCTTTATGTGGTTTGGGGTATTATGGCGCAGAACTAATGCTACTGGCACATGGGTTTCTTTTGCCGTCATGGCTGTGATTTGGTTGGTTCTTGGTCCAGCTGGCGGCGTGATTAAAAACTTTTGGCCTGCTGCACCTGCGGTTGTAGGCATTTACGCAGATAAGAGTATGCTCCAAAACTTGGGATTATCTTTTCTGCCTGCAGGTATAGTAGCATTAATTATTGGAAGTATTGTTGCTGACAGAACAAGAAGCAGATTGCCCGCGCTCATTTGGCTTGGCATAATTGCAGTTTTCTGGGCAATCGTCTTCCCTCTAAAGCTTAGTTTTGGAACGTTTATGGATTTCAATAAGGTTGCTCTCATGATGACCAATTGTTTGTGTGCCGCAGTACTTGCTTTGTTGGTTGGAATAGTTTTCCCTAGCCACCAAGATAAACGAAAGCTGGAAGAATTCTATCTTCTGCTTAAAACGCCGGTTGGACGAGAAGAAGAATTGCGAAAAGCAGGCGTTGAGGTCGTATACGCAGGACACAGCGAAGGGCATCCGTGGGAGCTCAAGCATCCGCGATTGGTAAACATTGGTGGGTTCTTTGTGGCGCTTGCATTTTCACTTATTGTTTTAGGTATTCTGTGGGGGATTTCACGGATAGGCGCGTAA